The genomic segment GGGTGCGAAGTCCTGCAAGCAAAAACTGGTGCTCATCGGCAAGTGCAATCAGTTCCCGTAAGGTCGTCGACAAAGAATCCGTAGATAAGGTGACTATCCCTTGCTCGGATTGATGCACCTCTTTTACTCCATGTAACCGTTCCATGTGAGGATGAACGAGCGTAGACTCCAATTCGAACTGAATCACACTATCGGAAGCGAGGCTACGAATCAACCCCACTGGAGTATCAATTGCCATCACTTTCCCTTGATTCATAATAGCCACACGATCACATAACTTCTCTGCCTCCTCCATATAATGTGTAGACAAGAAGATCGTCCGGCCCTCGCGCTTCAACTGCAGAACAATTGCCCATAAGTCCCTGCGCGCCTTCGGATCTAATCCTGTCGTCGGTTCATCGAGGAATATCACTTTCGGATCATGCACTACAGCCAGGGCTATCGCCAACCGCTGTCGTTGGCCGCCCGATAAATGCTTCACTAGCGCATCTGCCTTCTCTTCTAAATGAAATGCTTGCAGCAATTCAGACAGAGGGCGTGATTTTTCATAAAAACTAGCATAAAGTCGAATGATCTCTTTCACCTTTAGATGATCAAACAACGATGTCGATTGCAATTGCACACCAATCAATTGCTTTATTCGCTTAGGGTATCGCACAGCATCTACCCCATCTATACAGATCTGTCCACCATCGGGGGTGCGCAGCCCTTCGATCATCTCCATCGTCGTAGTTTTACCTGCACCATTGGGACCTAATAAGCCAAAAACCTCTTCCTTTTTAATAGTGAAGGAGACTCCTTTTACTACCTCTTCGCGACCATACTGTTTGACCAGTCGGCTCACTTCAATCATTGTATTAGACAGCTTTCTCCACTCCTCTTATGTAATGAACGTTGCCGAGAATGAAGCTCTTCTTCTCCTCAGTATAACCGAAAGATGCAGGTCTTTTCGATGTAAGAAGAGAATGAGTGACATAAGTATCGCATTCTATATGTATCAACAAAGTGAGTTGCGGGGGAAAGTATAGAGGAAGATCGTCCGTATGTTTACTGTCGGAGGCACTGAACGGAGGGATTGTACATGATTGAAAATCAGGAGAATAACAGAAAGGTGATTTACTTAGAGTCTGCCCGCAAAAAGAAAGGTGGTAAACTTTCCTCCACTGAACATCAAGAGAACACACCTTTACTCATGCGCAAAGTGAGTAAAGGCGCGGAGAAAGTATCCCCAAACCCCATAATCACAAAGAAGACACCATTTACTTATTCAACCGGGATTCTTGATTGTGATCACCATACGAAAATTATGGTGAAAATAAACAATCAACATGAGCAACAACTTCCTGTTCATCTGCAGGCATATGACTGGTCTGACGATCAGGCGTATCCTCTCTCCTTGTCTGAACAACGTCCGATCGTCCTCGCTCCGCACAGCAAAGAGACAATCACCATTCCCTTCGATCCAAATCAAATGCGATATGAAGTTCGTATTCAGTCCCCCAAACGGAAATCATTACGTGTTCACCTCGTTCTCCTCGCTCAACCGTGTGCCGAAAAGCCCGATCTTATTCACATTCAAGAAATTCCTATCCAGCAGCAATACCCTCCTTACACCTTTTTTATGATCCTGATACTGATTGGACTACTTACCCTTCTACCCGTTTTATGGTTAATCATGTAGAGTAGATGTGACAACTTCCTGATATTACGCATGTGTTTGTAGGGCTTTACACGTGTATGAGCGAAGTTAAAAGATGGACAAGATGCATAAGGAGTTGGATACGATGTACCAAGTCAACAATAAGATCACTATTATCTCTGAAGAGCAAGCTCAACACTTACGGGAACGTTTTATGAAGGCACCGCAATCGATGAAAGAAGTACCCGGTTTTATTTCCTTTCGTCTTCTACGAGCAGAAGATGGATCCCACTTCATCGTAGAAACAACCTTTACCGATAAGGAAGCATTCCAACAGTGGACAGCTAGCGACCACTTTCAGCAAGCACACGGAGGAAAGAGGAAACAAAATTCCTCCTCAGATAACTTAGCCGCCTATGATATAATCATAGCGTAGTCTATAGATTAAAGGAGTTTAGAAGACAAATGGATTGGACATATAAGATCACTTTATTTCTACACGTTATCTTTGTCGCCACCTGGTTTGGTGGATTATCAATGATGACCATCTGGACCCGAAAAGCGATGAAAGGAAACCCTACACAAGCACAAAAGGTAGAATCCCTTCGTTCTATTCACCGTGTCAACCTTACGATGTTAATTCCAAGTAGTGTAATCGCGCTACTCACTGGATTTTATCTTTATTTTTCTATCGGGCTCGACCCAACCCCGTTGTGGTTGCTCGTGAAAGAAAGATTTGCTAGCATTGCGATTCTCGTCTACATTCTCTTCTTTACCTTCTTCGGGAAAAGCTTGCTTAAAAAAGCAAGTGCTGACACCGACCAAGTAGACGCTGGCATGAAACGTTATGCTATGTTTTTAAACATCTCTACACTCGTATTACTCATCATCATCTTTTTTGCTACCACCAAAATCTCATAACAGATCACAAATACCCGAACACAAGGTAGAATCACCTTATATTCGGGTATTTTCTTGTCGAAAGATCGGCTTCTCCACCCAATCAAAATGCACCTTCATCAGCCATAATAACCCGATATTGGCAAGCGTAGAAAATCCAATATTCCACCCATGATCATAGTAAATGCGATGCTGTAAATGAAGTACCCATTCCATCCAATCTAGACCCGCCACACCGCCGCTCCACCACATCCATCGCCACAATTTCCGCGTTGGATACTGCTGCACAAAAATCCATACACCTACCGGATACAAACTGAGATTAAGGAGTATATTGGGCCATAAATCCGGAAGAAGTGGATCTTTATAATACCAAAACCCCCACGTGACAAAAATTGTATCCAAAATAAACGAAAGTAACGCTCCAAACAGAGCAGTCGGATACCCGATACGCCACCGTGATTTATCAATTATCGCTATCCCTAACCCCCAGAAAATCAGCGCCATCAGCAGAAACGGCATAAAAAAACACCTCCCTCCTCTTTAATATGGTTTTAGAGAGAAGGGAGCATGCACAGCTCAGGTATTATAGCACTTTTCTATCAATCAACAGTAAGGATTAATTTTCTCTTTTTAATGATCATATAAAGGGCGAAAAGCATGACAGCCAGTCCGCAACCCGTCAAGATCAATCGCAAGGAGACACCGACGGAGAGCAAGATCGAAATCATAGCGAAAGACAAGGGCTTTAACCCCATTGATGCAGTCACAACCATTCCCATCACACGTCCAATCTTATCCTCCTCTGTTTTCTCCATCAATAAGCTCATAATGGGAATATCGATAAAAGCGAGACTAGCTCCCATGATAGAAAGCAACAAAATCCCTTGCCACAAAGCATCAATCTGACTTAAGCAGATCAGCCACATCCCAAGCGTAACCATCAGACCCATAGCGATCAATCCACGTTTTTTACGGATATTTAATCCTCCAACCACTACAGCCCCTATAAGCATCCCCCCAGCAAGCGCACTTTCCATATAACTTAAGTCAAGGGCGTCTCCAGCGAGAAAGAGGTCGACGATGAGGGGAACACCCATCATTAACGCGCCACTAAAAAAGAGGTTAACCACCATTGCTATGCCCATCAGCGTCAGTAAAAAGGAGGACGTGCGTACATAACTCCATCCTTCTTTCATATCTTTCCAGACAGAGGTTTTACCTGCTGCTACGTGGGACTCCTGTTCATCCGTTTCCTTTTCTTTTATAAAGAGAAGAGCAACAACAGCAAGAAGCAGTACAGCGGCAATACTTAAAAATGAAGTTTCATAACCGATCACCATGGTCATCCCTGCCAACATGGGAGCAATCATCATTGAGGATTGCATCGTCATCTGAATAACCGCGTTGGCCCTCGTCAACTTCTCCTTGCTCACGATGCGGGGAAGAAGAGAGCTTTGCGCCGGCCAAAAAAAAGCATCTAATACACCAAAACCAAGAGCAAAAAAGGTAAGCATCCAAATATTAAGGTAGTCGAACAGTAAAATGGCTACCATCGCTATCACTAAGAGGGCTCGTGTACCATCTGAAACCGCCATAATCGTGGAGCGACGAAAACGATCCGCGATTACGCCTCCCACCATCATAAAAAGAATGCGAGGAACGGTCGTTGCCATCATCACCATCCCCAGAGAGGCGTGTAAGCCTAACGCTTTAATCACGTACCATGATTCTGTAATCATATACATAGAGATGGCAAAACCAGAGCATATCGTTGCCACCCACAACAGGAGAAACGAGCGATTCCGCCACAGCGACCCACCTGTTTTCTCCAATGCCACTTTATTTTCTGCCACATGTACCGCTCCTGCTCCCATGCCTTTTCCTCCTAGTGTTGATAAGCTACACTCATAATATCCTAGGTTTCTTCCTCTTCCTACGGTCGCCCGCTTGAAGTAGGCTCCGTCTGCGGTCCGATTTCATCCTCAACAACGCAACCTGATATCTCTGTTTTCTCCTCCGTTTGAAATCCAACACTACTGAGGTAATACCATTTTCCGTACTCACCCGCTTCATCCTGCAGCTTATCCAATTCACTTACCAGTTTGCGATAACGTGATAACCACTCTTTAAACTGGTCTTCACGTAGCCGATATTCGGCTTGCATCGATAAGTTGCTCCAAGTATCATGGGCACCTTCTCTCATCTCAAATGCTTCATCCGGTGCCATTAAGGCACGCTGTTTAGCGCGATTTAGCATTTCTACAATTGTGTAGCGCCGTGTCTGTTTCAACTCTGCTACATGTGGCAACAGGGAATCTGAAATATAAAAATCAATAGCCACCGCTTGATAAAACTTTTGTACGATTCCTTTTTTCTCTTCTTTACGCACTAGAGAAATTAACCCATTCTTTTCTAACTCCCCCAAATGATAATGGATACGGGAACGAGAATGTTCTAACTTCTTCGCTAATTGTTGTCCTGTATATGCGCGCTCTATCAAATGAAGTAACATACGGATGCGTAGTGGATCACTAATCGCCTTAAGCTGTTCATAGCGATCCAATTGAAAAGCCCTCTTCTGCTTGATATCCGGCATCTAAATCAAGCTCCTTTTCTTACACGGTAAAATTTATTTACCCGTATTGTATACTTAGACAAGCAGAGGAGTCAATGCTTTTTTCAGCACTCATCACTCCACCCCTTTAGGCATACATTGAGATGATAAGTAGCTAATAATGGGGTGAAATGATGATTACGATCAGTTTATGTATGATTGTTCGTGACGAAGAGAAGACACTTGCGCGCTGTCTCGATTCGGTGAAGGATATTGTCGATGAGATTAATATTGTGGATACAGGTTCGGTAGACCGCACCAAAGAAATTGCCCGCCGCTATACTGATCGTATCTATGACTTTGCATGGATTGATCATTTTGCCGCTGCCCGTAACTACTCATTTGAACAAGCAAGCAAAGAGTATATCATGTGGTTAGATGCGGACGATGTGCTCCTAGAGCAAGATCAACAAAAATTAGCTTCCTTAAAACAGGAGCTTGACAACACCACTGATGCCGTATCGATGGATTATCACCTTTCCTTCGATAAGAACGGAAAAGTGACCTACAGCTTAAAACGGTACAGACTGGTCAAACGTGAAACTCGCTATGACTGGGAAGGTGTCGTCCATGAATGCTTACCGATTGGCGGGAAGATTGTTCACAGTGATGTGATTGTCACGCATCAACCCATAAAGAAGAAAGAAAAGGGGGATCGCAACCTCCGTATCTATGAGCATCACTTAGCACAGGGAAAAGAGTTTACTCCCCGCGAACTTTACTATTACGCAAACGAATTAATGGAACATAAGCGTTACGAAGATGCCGCTACTTTTTATCAAAAGTTTCTAGACGGCGGTCGCGGCTGGATCGAAGACCGCATCAATGCCACCCTCAAATTAGCAGACTGCTGTGTTCAGCTCGGTGATGCCGAACGTGGAGCCGCCGCCGCCTTACTCGCACTTAAATTGGATGCTCCACGAGCCGAAACGTGCTGTTGGCTCGGAAACTACTTCCTAGAAAAAGGGCAGAACAACACATCCGTCTATTGGTATGAACTAGCTACAAAGTTAGAACCGCCTACTGACTTCACAGGACACCTTAACCACAGCTATTGGACCTGGCTTCCCCACTTACAATTATGTGTCGCCTATGACCGGCTCGGCAAAAGACAACGTGCCTACTACCACAACGAAATGGCACGTCGCTATCGTCCACATGATGCCAGCGTACTACACAATAAAAAGTATTTAGATTCCATCCTAAAAAAACCACTTCCCGTTCACACCGCCTCTATCCATGACTCATTCTCTGCTGAAGAAGAGCGCTTCTCTCCCATCTTTATCGGTGGTGAAGGACGTTCTGGAACCACTTTAATGCGTATTATTCTCGATAGTCATCCCCATATTGCCTGTGGTCCTGAAACTGGATTTTTTGTCCACCCTCATGTAGAAAAACTATCTAATCAATTGGCACAAGCATACCGCATTCGTCTACTTGAATATGATGCCTCTCCCCAGAACACGATGGACTTCGCTTTTGGCCAAATGCTGGAGCAGTTTCACGTACGCTATATGAAATCTAAAGGAAAACGTCGCTGGGCAGATAAAACACCAAAGAACATTTTATCTATCCCCTTTATTCATCGCTGCTTTCCTGACATGAAATTTATTCATCTCATCCGTGATGGACGTGATGCATTTAGCTCACATCTAACAATGAATTGGGGAACGAAAGATGTAAAACAATTTGCTCAGCGCTGGACATATACGATGAAGTTAGGACGCCAGTACCGTTCGATGACTGACAGGTATATAGAGGTAAAATACGAAGATCTCGTCCTCTCTCCTGAGGAAACGTTACAGCGTGTGATGGCATTTCTAGAAGAACCATGGGATGATGCACTCCTGCGCCATCACCAGCAGCCTCATGATTTAGGGGAAACCTTCGGTCAAGAGAGCAGTGTCTCTCAAGTGATTCAGCCCATTTACACGCACAAGATCGGTCGCTGGAAGACGGAACTGACGGAGGAACAATTGCACCTCTTTATGGAAATAGCAGCTGACGAGATGCGAGCGATGGGATATGAGGATAAATAGTGTCACACAATCGCACACAGCTGTTGCGCATGAACCTACTCCCTCGTGGTACAATCGTAGCTAAGAAGAATCATATACGAGGTGACAAAGATGAAAATCATGATCTTTCTCGGTGCGATCAATATGTTTTTAGCTGTTGCGCTAGGTGCGTTTGGTGCTCATGGGCTAGAAGGAAAAGTATCGGAGCGGATGCTCGCTAATTGGCAAACAGGTTCTTCCTACCATATGACGCATGCGCTCGGCTTATTGCTCATTGGATTAGTAGCCAAGTTTACCGGCTCTTCCCCACTGGTGATGACAGGAGGCTGGTTTATCCTTGCCGGCATCATCATCTTCTCTGGCAGTCTCTATCTGATGACGCTTACTGATGTAACCAAACTGGGAATGATCACTCCTATCGGTGGAGTCTCATTCCTTATCGGCTGGATTTTAATCGCTGTAGCTGCACTAAAAACCATATAGCAAAAAAGTAAAAACAAAAAAATCAGCTGCATATAAACCGATCGTAGCAGCTGATTTTTTTGTTCCCTCATTTTTCATCTGTTCCTCTTTTATTAAGGAGTAAAACTCCTTCCATCCCAGCGTAAATAGGTAAGTCGTTCTTCGTCCCACTCCACCCCAATCCCCGTTCCTTGCGGAATCGGAACTTGTCCTCCCTCAGGCATGAGCGAGATCAACTGGTTTAACGAATTCTCCATCCAATCCCATTCTATTGGTTCAATCCCATCCCCTTGCATTTTACTCCATGCAGGGAGGGTAGATTGAGCACAGAGCGCATACAGACGAGAGAGTGGCCCATCATATGTATGAGGTGTAATGCGCGTCCCAAAGTGACGTCCCAAATAAAGGCTTTGCCGAAACGATTCCACTCCTCCCAGATGAAGTAGATCTGGCTGGATGATGTCAAGTGCCCCCTCCTGTAATAACGGTAAAAAAGAAGCGGTCGTAGGTAGTCTCTCTCCCCCGGCAATCGGCAGAAGTGCATGTTGACGCAGGAGACGGTATCCATCCACCTGCTGGATGGGAAGGGGTTCCTCAAACCACATCCAATGGCATTGGTCGCTAAACACTTCGTTCCACTTCAAAGCGGTACCCACATCGTAGCTTTGATTCGCATCGAGGGCGACTTCGCCTGCTTCACATAAGCGCTCTTGGAGAGCACGAATATGCTTTTTATCCTCACAAAATGTCCTTCCTCCTACCTTTACTTTAAATTGACGAAAGCCTGCATCAAAGGCACTTTCCACTCTTTCTATCGAACGCTCCATCCAATCGATACGACCACTATAAGATTGAAAAGAAGCGTAGACCGGAATCTGCTCATGTCGGCACCCTCCCCACCAGTCCACAAGAGAAAGTCCTGCGCAGGTGGCTTTAATTTCCGTTAAGGCCATGCTTACTCCCGCTGCCAGAGCAGCCGATTCCTGCTGTAGTAAGGGGAGCCATCTCGCCTCCTCCATCACATGCTTACCCCGCAAAAAAGGAATCACCCACTGTTGAAACTGAGTTTCCAATTGTGGTAACCAACCTTTGCACTCTCCCCACCCCACGATGCCTGCATGTGTGACAAGACGAATAAGAAAGAGGCTCCGATATGCTTTTAAGCCATTGGCATCTCCATAAGGTTCCTCCAAATGATAAAAGAGAGGAAACGTTTCTACTTTTTCAATCTGCATTCCCCGCCAGTTTGCATGTCCTTCCATCCGCGCTCGCCTCCATCTCTCGTTCATATCCCTATTGTTCCATATCTCCCCTTTTTATTATCCCTGCACGAGCATGAAAACCCAAAATGAGGAGACAATAGTGAAAGCCTTGCAATTCGACAGCGGAAAAGGAGTGTACCTATGAATTGGTCTGGATGGGAATGGGATCGCGTCTTAATTTTATTTGTCAGTCTCGCATTCCTGATGATTGCTGTACAGGTGACCATGTATCACTATCGGCAAAATTTCCATAAGAAGGCGATGTGGATTCCTGTGATCGCCGCTCCCCTCTTCTTTATCGTTGGACTATCGCTTACCTTTTACAATGTATCCTGGCTCGCCTCCCTCTTTCTTTTTCTGATGTGGCTCGGATTGATCGACGGCCTAATCGGATTTATCTATCACGTTAAAGGAGTAGGTAGCCGAGTTGGTGGCTGGAAATTACGTAATTTCTTGATTGGGCCGCCTATTATGATGCCCCTTATGTTTTCTGCGCTCAGCGTATTAGGTCTCATTATTATGTATT from the Mechercharimyces sp. CAU 1602 genome contains:
- a CDS encoding ABC transporter ATP-binding protein, whose protein sequence is MIEVSRLVKQYGREEVVKGVSFTIKKEEVFGLLGPNGAGKTTTMEMIEGLRTPDGGQICIDGVDAVRYPKRIKQLIGVQLQSTSLFDHLKVKEIIRLYASFYEKSRPLSELLQAFHLEEKADALVKHLSGGQRQRLAIALAVVHDPKVIFLDEPTTGLDPKARRDLWAIVLQLKREGRTIFLSTHYMEEAEKLCDRVAIMNQGKVMAIDTPVGLIRSLASDSVIQFELESTLVHPHMERLHGVKEVHQSEQGIVTLSTDSLSTTLRELIALADEHQFLLAGLRTRSATLEDVFLERTGKRLTAE
- a CDS encoding antibiotic biosynthesis monooxygenase, with product MDKMHKELDTMYQVNNKITIISEEQAQHLRERFMKAPQSMKEVPGFISFRLLRAEDGSHFIVETTFTDKEAFQQWTASDHFQQAHGGKRKQNSSSDNLAAYDIIIA
- a CDS encoding CopD family protein, with product MDWTYKITLFLHVIFVATWFGGLSMMTIWTRKAMKGNPTQAQKVESLRSIHRVNLTMLIPSSVIALLTGFYLYFSIGLDPTPLWLLVKERFASIAILVYILFFTFFGKSLLKKASADTDQVDAGMKRYAMFLNISTLVLLIIIFFATTKIS
- a CDS encoding CBO0543 family protein, translated to MPFLLMALIFWGLGIAIIDKSRWRIGYPTALFGALLSFILDTIFVTWGFWYYKDPLLPDLWPNILLNLSLYPVGVWIFVQQYPTRKLWRWMWWSGGVAGLDWMEWVLHLQHRIYYDHGWNIGFSTLANIGLLWLMKVHFDWVEKPIFRQENTRI
- a CDS encoding MFS transporter — encoded protein: MGAGAVHVAENKVALEKTGGSLWRNRSFLLLWVATICSGFAISMYMITESWYVIKALGLHASLGMVMMATTVPRILFMMVGGVIADRFRRSTIMAVSDGTRALLVIAMVAILLFDYLNIWMLTFFALGFGVLDAFFWPAQSSLLPRIVSKEKLTRANAVIQMTMQSSMMIAPMLAGMTMVIGYETSFLSIAAVLLLAVVALLFIKEKETDEQESHVAAGKTSVWKDMKEGWSYVRTSSFLLTLMGIAMVVNLFFSGALMMGVPLIVDLFLAGDALDLSYMESALAGGMLIGAVVVGGLNIRKKRGLIAMGLMVTLGMWLICLSQIDALWQGILLLSIMGASLAFIDIPIMSLLMEKTEEDKIGRVMGMVVTASMGLKPLSFAMISILLSVGVSLRLILTGCGLAVMLFALYMIIKKRKLILTVD
- a CDS encoding winged helix-turn-helix domain-containing protein: MPDIKQKRAFQLDRYEQLKAISDPLRIRMLLHLIERAYTGQQLAKKLEHSRSRIHYHLGELEKNGLISLVRKEEKKGIVQKFYQAVAIDFYISDSLLPHVAELKQTRRYTIVEMLNRAKQRALMAPDEAFEMREGAHDTWSNLSMQAEYRLREDQFKEWLSRYRKLVSELDKLQDEAGEYGKWYYLSSVGFQTEEKTEISGCVVEDEIGPQTEPTSSGRP
- a CDS encoding sulfotransferase; translation: MITISLCMIVRDEEKTLARCLDSVKDIVDEINIVDTGSVDRTKEIARRYTDRIYDFAWIDHFAAARNYSFEQASKEYIMWLDADDVLLEQDQQKLASLKQELDNTTDAVSMDYHLSFDKNGKVTYSLKRYRLVKRETRYDWEGVVHECLPIGGKIVHSDVIVTHQPIKKKEKGDRNLRIYEHHLAQGKEFTPRELYYYANELMEHKRYEDAATFYQKFLDGGRGWIEDRINATLKLADCCVQLGDAERGAAAALLALKLDAPRAETCCWLGNYFLEKGQNNTSVYWYELATKLEPPTDFTGHLNHSYWTWLPHLQLCVAYDRLGKRQRAYYHNEMARRYRPHDASVLHNKKYLDSILKKPLPVHTASIHDSFSAEEERFSPIFIGGEGRSGTTLMRIILDSHPHIACGPETGFFVHPHVEKLSNQLAQAYRIRLLEYDASPQNTMDFAFGQMLEQFHVRYMKSKGKRRWADKTPKNILSIPFIHRCFPDMKFIHLIRDGRDAFSSHLTMNWGTKDVKQFAQRWTYTMKLGRQYRSMTDRYIEVKYEDLVLSPEETLQRVMAFLEEPWDDALLRHHQQPHDLGETFGQESSVSQVIQPIYTHKIGRWKTELTEEQLHLFMEIAADEMRAMGYEDK
- a CDS encoding DUF423 domain-containing protein, which gives rise to MKIMIFLGAINMFLAVALGAFGAHGLEGKVSERMLANWQTGSSYHMTHALGLLLIGLVAKFTGSSPLVMTGGWFILAGIIIFSGSLYLMTLTDVTKLGMITPIGGVSFLIGWILIAVAALKTI
- a CDS encoding mandelate racemase/muconate lactonizing enzyme family protein, with the translated sequence MQIEKVETFPLFYHLEEPYGDANGLKAYRSLFLIRLVTHAGIVGWGECKGWLPQLETQFQQWVIPFLRGKHVMEEARWLPLLQQESAALAAGVSMALTEIKATCAGLSLVDWWGGCRHEQIPVYASFQSYSGRIDWMERSIERVESAFDAGFRQFKVKVGGRTFCEDKKHIRALQERLCEAGEVALDANQSYDVGTALKWNEVFSDQCHWMWFEEPLPIQQVDGYRLLRQHALLPIAGGERLPTTASFLPLLQEGALDIIQPDLLHLGGVESFRQSLYLGRHFGTRITPHTYDGPLSRLYALCAQSTLPAWSKMQGDGIEPIEWDWMENSLNQLISLMPEGGQVPIPQGTGIGVEWDEERLTYLRWDGRSFTP